One Micromonospora sp. WMMD812 genomic window carries:
- a CDS encoding sulfate ABC transporter substrate-binding protein: MRTRGTLAVALALVAGLALSACGGGPAAGGSTTLSIVGYAVPEAANKAIAAQWNKTDAGRGVRFQTSYGASGDQSRAVVSGLKADYVHFSVTSDVTRLVDSGLVDASWDDGPTKGIVSSSVVVLAVRKGNPKNIQGWDDLIKPGIGVVTPNPGSSGAARWNALAAWGHIAANGGTDAQAEEYLTKLFANVVALPNSGRDATTAFLGGTGDVLLAYENETILARQNGEELDWILPATTILIENPGAVLTNANPKAKEWLDFVLGPEGQRQFALTGFRPIIDGVDTTGVKGAIDPDNPFPAPQKLLTVEKDFGSWSELSEKFFDEKDGIVTTVIAASGKAK, from the coding sequence GTGCGGACGAGAGGCACGCTCGCCGTCGCTCTCGCCCTCGTGGCCGGGCTGGCACTGTCGGCCTGCGGGGGCGGGCCGGCGGCCGGTGGCTCGACGACGCTGAGCATCGTCGGTTACGCGGTGCCCGAGGCCGCGAACAAGGCGATCGCCGCGCAGTGGAACAAGACCGACGCCGGCCGGGGGGTCAGGTTCCAGACCTCGTACGGCGCCTCCGGCGACCAGAGCCGGGCGGTGGTCTCCGGTCTCAAGGCCGACTACGTCCACTTCTCGGTCACCAGCGACGTGACCCGACTGGTCGACTCCGGCCTGGTCGACGCGAGCTGGGACGACGGCCCCACCAAGGGCATCGTCTCGTCGTCGGTCGTCGTCCTGGCCGTGCGCAAGGGCAACCCGAAGAACATCCAGGGCTGGGACGATCTGATCAAGCCGGGCATCGGCGTCGTCACGCCCAACCCCGGCTCGTCCGGGGCCGCCCGGTGGAACGCCCTCGCGGCGTGGGGACACATCGCCGCCAACGGCGGCACCGACGCCCAGGCCGAGGAGTACCTGACCAAGCTCTTCGCGAACGTGGTGGCGCTGCCCAACAGCGGCCGGGACGCCACCACCGCCTTCCTCGGTGGCACCGGCGACGTCCTGCTCGCCTACGAGAACGAGACGATCCTGGCCCGCCAGAACGGCGAGGAACTCGACTGGATCCTGCCCGCGACGACCATCCTCATCGAGAATCCGGGCGCGGTGCTCACGAACGCGAACCCGAAGGCGAAGGAGTGGCTCGACTTCGTCCTCGGCCCGGAGGGCCAGCGGCAGTTCGCCCTCACCGGTTTCCGGCCGATCATCGACGGCGTCGACACCACCGGGGTGAAGGGCGCGATCGACCCCGACAACCCGTTCCCGGCGCCGCAGAAGCTGCTCACCGTCGAGAAGGACTTCGGTAGCTGGTCCGAGCTGTCCGAGAAGTTCTTCGACGAGAAGGACGGCATCGTCACCACGGTCATCGCGGCGTCCGGGAAGGCGAAGTGA
- a CDS encoding PadR family transcriptional regulator has translation MRVTKDLVAASATPMVLGILAEGESYGYAILRQINELSGGELEWTEGLLYPLLHRLERLGHVESSWQSATGERRRKYYRITGSGMAELAEQRRQWDTVVDALKQVWLGSGDFRPLTAIPLEGLA, from the coding sequence GTGAGGGTCACCAAGGATCTCGTGGCTGCCTCGGCGACACCGATGGTGCTGGGCATCCTGGCCGAGGGTGAGAGCTACGGCTACGCCATCCTCAGGCAGATCAACGAGCTGTCCGGCGGCGAGCTGGAGTGGACCGAGGGGCTGCTCTACCCGCTGCTGCACCGGCTCGAGCGCCTCGGGCACGTGGAGTCGAGCTGGCAGTCGGCCACCGGGGAGCGGCGGCGCAAGTACTACCGCATCACCGGCAGCGGCATGGCCGAGCTCGCCGAGCAGCGCCGGCAGTGGGACACCGTCGTGGACGCGCTCAAGCAGGTCTGGCTCGGCTCCGGCGATTTCCGGCCGTTGACGGCGATCCCGCTGGAGGGCCTGGCATGA
- the msrA gene encoding peptide-methionine (S)-S-oxide reductase MsrA — MTDTTEKAVLAGGCFWGMQDLIRKRPGVVATRVGYTGGDVPNATYRNHGSHAEAIEIIYDPGRLSYRDLLEFFFQVHDPTTKNRQGNDVGTSYRSAIFYENDQQRKVAEDTIADVDASGLWPGRVVTEVSPAGPFWEAEPEHQDYLERYPEGYTCHYVRPNWKLPRRGENAS, encoded by the coding sequence ATGACCGACACGACCGAGAAGGCGGTCCTGGCCGGCGGTTGCTTCTGGGGGATGCAGGACCTCATCCGGAAACGGCCCGGCGTGGTCGCCACCAGGGTCGGATACACCGGCGGCGACGTGCCGAACGCGACGTACCGGAACCACGGTTCGCACGCCGAGGCGATCGAGATCATCTACGACCCCGGGCGGTTGTCCTACCGGGATCTTCTCGAGTTCTTCTTCCAGGTCCACGACCCCACGACCAAGAACCGTCAGGGCAACGACGTGGGGACCAGCTACCGGTCGGCCATCTTCTACGAGAACGACCAGCAGCGGAAGGTCGCCGAGGACACCATCGCCGACGTCGACGCCTCCGGCCTGTGGCCCGGCCGGGTCGTCACCGAGGTCAGCCCCGCCGGACCGTTCTGGGAGGCCGAGCCGGAACACCAGGACTACCTGGAGCGGTATCCCGAGGGCTACACGTGCCACTACGTCCGGCCGAACTGGAAACTTCCCCGTCGCGGCGAGAACGCCAGTTAG
- a CDS encoding sulfate ABC transporter permease subunit — translation MAERATATHAGRRGPGRHLLRLVVAAYLFLLVAWPLYLVGRNAFADGLIDLNAILADPDVVHALRLTVVIAVVAVVINTVFGVGVAILLVRYDFPGKRLLNALLDMPLSVSPIVVGLALALVYGGRSGWFGPTLEAAGVQIIFAVPGMVMATVFVALPLVIREVVPVLEEVGDEQEQAARSLGANALQTFRRITLPSIKWGVIYGVVLSLARSLGEFGAVKVVSGNVLGQTRTATLVVEEKYLNFDKSGAYATAFLLALVAVASIIVVSAVRPKEPR, via the coding sequence GTGGCTGAGCGCGCCACCGCCACCCACGCCGGCCGGCGCGGCCCCGGCCGTCATCTGCTGCGCCTCGTGGTCGCCGCCTACCTGTTCCTCCTTGTGGCGTGGCCGCTCTACCTCGTCGGGCGCAACGCGTTCGCGGACGGGCTCATCGATCTGAACGCGATCCTCGCCGATCCGGACGTGGTGCACGCGTTGCGGCTCACCGTGGTCATCGCGGTCGTCGCCGTCGTGATCAACACCGTGTTCGGCGTCGGCGTGGCGATCCTGCTCGTCCGCTATGACTTCCCCGGCAAGCGGCTGCTCAACGCCCTACTCGACATGCCGCTGTCGGTGTCCCCCATCGTCGTCGGTCTCGCCCTCGCGCTCGTCTACGGCGGCCGCAGCGGCTGGTTCGGGCCGACGCTCGAAGCCGCCGGAGTGCAGATCATCTTCGCCGTGCCGGGCATGGTGATGGCGACGGTGTTCGTGGCGTTGCCGCTGGTCATCCGGGAAGTCGTGCCGGTCCTCGAAGAGGTCGGCGACGAGCAGGAGCAGGCCGCCCGCAGTCTCGGCGCCAACGCCCTACAGACGTTCCGTCGGATCACCCTGCCCTCGATCAAGTGGGGCGTGATCTACGGGGTCGTGCTGAGCCTCGCCCGCTCGCTGGGCGAGTTCGGGGCCGTCAAGGTCGTGTCCGGCAACGTGCTCGGCCAGACCCGCACCGCCACCCTCGTGGTCGAGGAGAAGTACCTGAACTTCGACAAGAGCGGCGCGTACGCGACGGCCTTCCTCCTCGCCCTCGTCGCGGTGGCGAGCATCATCGTCGTGTCCGCCGTCCGGCCGAAGGAACCCCGGTGA
- the msrB gene encoding peptide-methionine (R)-S-oxide reductase MsrB: MSLDYRKNPEAISRLSPEQYRVTQEADTEAPFDNEYWDNKEPGLYVDVVSGEPLFASVNKYDSGTGWPTFTKPIEPKNVVEVQDSSLGIVRTEVRSAHGDSHLGHVFDDGPIEAGGLRYCMNSAALRFIRRDDLEREGYGAYRGVFENPDGERQP, from the coding sequence GTGTCACTCGACTACCGCAAGAACCCCGAAGCCATTTCCCGGCTGTCGCCGGAGCAGTACCGGGTCACTCAGGAAGCGGACACCGAGGCACCCTTCGACAACGAGTACTGGGACAACAAGGAGCCGGGCCTCTACGTCGACGTCGTGTCCGGCGAACCCCTGTTCGCCTCCGTCAACAAATACGACAGCGGTACCGGCTGGCCGACGTTCACCAAGCCGATCGAGCCGAAGAACGTCGTCGAGGTCCAGGACTCGAGTCTCGGCATCGTCCGCACCGAGGTCCGGTCGGCGCACGGGGACAGCCACCTCGGCCACGTGTTCGACGACGGCCCGATCGAAGCCGGCGGTCTGCGGTACTGCATGAACTCCGCCGCGCTCCGGTTCATCCGGCGCGACGACCTCGAGCGCGAAGGTTATGGCGCGTACCGCGGGGTGTTCGAGAACCCGGACGGGGAGCGACAGCCATGA
- a CDS encoding permease prefix domain 1-containing protein, whose translation MTAPDGRNELETQFAQWRQHVQRRPELRQSDADELEDHLRGSVDELIAVGLHADEAFLVAVKRMGSLNDLSREFAREHSERLWKQLVLTGETDSPGTDSRSRRDLIALIICAAGAAASVKVPELFGMSLEHDAAFYGPNASLFALPWLAAFLAWRRRAGRALIGVLLALFALGAVAANVYPLADDSQSVVVTSIHLPLALWIVVGVAYVADDLHSSRRRMDFIRFTGEWFVYYVLIALGGGVLTAFTFGTFEAIGISPEGFVSRWLIPCGAAAAVVVAGWLVEAKQSVVENIAPVLTRLFTPLFTATLLAFLVALGVTTAGIDVEREALILFDLLLVVVLGLLLYAISARDPLAPPGLFDKLQLALVVSALVIDVLVLVEITGRITEYGTTPNKAAALGENAILLANLAWSAWLVLGFVRRRRPFAALERWQTAYLPVYAVWAWIVVLVFPPVFGYH comes from the coding sequence ATGACGGCGCCAGACGGTCGGAACGAGCTGGAGACGCAGTTCGCCCAGTGGCGTCAACACGTGCAGCGCCGCCCGGAGCTGCGCCAGTCCGACGCCGACGAGCTCGAGGACCATCTCCGGGGATCGGTCGACGAGCTCATCGCCGTCGGCCTCCACGCCGACGAGGCGTTCCTGGTCGCGGTCAAGCGCATGGGCAGCCTGAACGACCTGTCCCGCGAGTTCGCCCGAGAGCATTCCGAACGGCTCTGGAAGCAACTGGTGCTGACCGGCGAGACCGACAGCCCGGGAACGGACAGCCGGTCGCGGCGTGACCTGATCGCGCTGATCATCTGCGCGGCGGGCGCGGCGGCGTCGGTCAAGGTGCCGGAGCTGTTCGGGATGAGCCTCGAACACGACGCCGCGTTCTACGGTCCCAACGCCAGTCTGTTCGCGCTGCCCTGGCTGGCCGCCTTCCTGGCCTGGCGCCGTCGGGCCGGACGGGCGCTGATCGGGGTGCTGCTGGCGTTGTTCGCGCTGGGCGCCGTCGCGGCCAACGTCTATCCACTGGCGGACGACTCCCAGTCGGTGGTCGTGACCAGCATCCATCTCCCCCTCGCGCTGTGGATCGTGGTCGGCGTGGCCTACGTGGCCGACGATCTTCACTCGTCACGCCGGCGCATGGACTTCATCCGCTTCACCGGTGAATGGTTCGTCTACTACGTCCTCATCGCCCTCGGTGGCGGCGTGCTGACCGCGTTCACGTTCGGCACCTTCGAGGCCATCGGGATCTCCCCGGAGGGCTTCGTCTCCCGGTGGCTGATCCCCTGCGGCGCCGCCGCCGCGGTGGTGGTGGCCGGGTGGCTCGTCGAGGCCAAGCAGAGCGTCGTCGAGAACATCGCCCCGGTGCTCACCCGACTGTTCACACCGCTGTTCACCGCGACGCTGCTCGCCTTCCTCGTCGCCCTCGGTGTCACCACCGCCGGCATCGACGTCGAACGGGAGGCGCTGATCCTGTTCGACCTCCTGCTGGTCGTGGTGCTGGGTCTGCTGCTCTACGCGATCTCCGCCCGCGATCCGCTGGCCCCGCCCGGCCTGTTCGACAAGCTGCAGCTCGCCCTCGTGGTCAGCGCACTGGTCATCGACGTGCTGGTGCTGGTGGAGATCACCGGACGCATCACCGAGTACGGGACCACCCCCAACAAGGCCGCGGCGCTCGGCGAGAACGCCATCCTGCTGGCCAACCTCGCCTGGTCGGCGTGGCTCGTGCTGGGTTTCGTCCGCCGACGGAGACCATTCGCGGCGCTCGAGCGCTGGCAGACCGCCTACCTCCCGGTGTACGCCGTCTGGGCCTGGATCGTGGTCCTGGTCTTCCCCCCGGTGTTCGGCTATCACTGA
- a CDS encoding family 10 glycosylhydrolase, producing MPAAEPPAPAVPRRRTQVLVAVVAALAVVVAAGAWSLQGRLVGGGGAPERGDGAVSGAGPAGEAGTCAGRTAQAPRELRGMWITTVNNIDWPSRRGLPAETVREEFRGWLDLAVRRNHNAVFVHVRPSGDALWPSQYAPWSEWLTGERDGRDPGWDPMEFMVAEAHARNLEFHAWFNPYRGGQPATVGGPGPRLDQLAPTHPLRQHRDWAVTYPSADKPGSRLYFNPGIPEARTFVEDSMLEAVQRYDVDGVHFDDFFYPYPEAGQDFPDGAAFARYGKGFADKHAWRRDNVNTLVREMSERIKAIKPWVKFGISPFGIWRNKRTDPAGSATAGLQSYDDIYADTRLWVREQWLDYIVPQLYWHIGFGKADYAKLLPWWAATVKGTRVQLYVGQADYRVGERGAWRDPAELDRQLALNRRHGVSGSVHFSAKQVRADKLGAVSRYSDAHYAGPALVPAMAQLPAAPPEAPTITGVRRESADGVTLTWRGDVATSFAVYRVDGDTARLVGTTRGTSWVDRGAPADRPGSYCVGGLDRSGNEGRLSAAVPVVAR from the coding sequence ATGCCCGCCGCCGAGCCGCCCGCACCCGCCGTTCCCCGCCGCCGTACGCAGGTGCTCGTCGCGGTGGTCGCCGCGCTCGCCGTGGTGGTCGCGGCCGGAGCGTGGTCGTTGCAGGGCCGACTTGTCGGCGGCGGCGGTGCGCCGGAGCGGGGGGACGGGGCCGTGTCCGGCGCCGGGCCGGCTGGCGAGGCTGGGACGTGCGCCGGACGGACGGCCCAGGCACCGCGCGAGTTGCGCGGGATGTGGATCACGACGGTCAACAACATCGACTGGCCGAGCCGGCGAGGGTTGCCGGCCGAGACGGTGCGCGAGGAGTTCCGGGGCTGGCTGGACCTCGCCGTGCGGCGCAACCACAACGCGGTCTTCGTGCACGTGCGGCCGAGCGGGGACGCGCTCTGGCCGTCGCAGTACGCGCCGTGGTCGGAGTGGCTGACCGGAGAGCGTGACGGACGCGACCCGGGCTGGGATCCGATGGAGTTCATGGTGGCCGAGGCGCACGCCCGCAACCTGGAGTTCCACGCCTGGTTCAACCCCTACCGGGGTGGGCAGCCGGCCACGGTGGGTGGGCCGGGGCCGCGGCTGGACCAGCTCGCGCCGACCCATCCCCTGCGGCAGCACCGCGACTGGGCGGTGACCTACCCCAGCGCCGACAAGCCCGGCAGCCGCCTCTACTTCAACCCGGGCATCCCCGAGGCCCGCACGTTCGTCGAGGACTCGATGCTGGAGGCGGTCCAGCGGTACGACGTCGACGGGGTGCACTTCGACGACTTCTTCTACCCCTACCCGGAGGCGGGACAGGACTTCCCCGACGGCGCGGCGTTCGCCCGGTACGGCAAGGGTTTCGCGGACAAGCACGCCTGGCGCCGGGACAACGTGAACACGCTGGTCCGCGAGATGAGCGAGCGGATCAAGGCGATCAAGCCGTGGGTGAAGTTCGGGATCAGCCCGTTCGGTATCTGGCGCAACAAGCGCACCGACCCGGCCGGCTCCGCCACGGCCGGGTTGCAGAGCTACGACGACATCTACGCCGACACCCGACTGTGGGTGCGGGAGCAGTGGCTGGACTACATCGTGCCGCAGCTCTACTGGCACATCGGATTCGGCAAGGCCGACTACGCGAAGCTGCTGCCCTGGTGGGCGGCCACGGTGAAGGGCACGCGGGTGCAGCTCTACGTCGGCCAGGCCGACTATCGGGTCGGGGAGCGGGGCGCCTGGCGCGACCCGGCCGAGCTGGACCGGCAACTCGCCCTCAACCGCCGGCACGGCGTGAGCGGCAGCGTGCACTTCAGCGCCAAGCAGGTCCGCGCCGACAAACTCGGCGCGGTCAGCCGGTACAGCGACGCGCACTACGCCGGCCCGGCGCTGGTGCCCGCGATGGCGCAGCTACCGGCGGCGCCGCCGGAGGCGCCCACGATCACCGGGGTGCGGCGGGAGAGCGCCGACGGGGTGACCCTCACCTGGCGTGGCGACGTCGCCACGAGCTTCGCCGTCTACCGGGTGGACGGCGACACCGCCCGACTCGTCGGCACGACTCGGGGTACGAGCTGGGTCGACCGCGGCGCGCCGGCCGACCGCCCCGGCTCCTACTGCGTGGGCGGGTTGGATCGCAGTGGAAACGAGGGGCGGCTCAGCGCGGCCGTACCCGTCGTCGCGCGGTAG
- a CDS encoding YciI family protein yields MAQYLMSVLDDTAGFATAAEQAAIDAFNEQLRSDGHWVFAGGLASPSTATVVDGRDGEAVFTDGPYVESKEHIAGFWIIEAPHLDVALRLAALGSKHCNRRVELRPFLG; encoded by the coding sequence ATGGCGCAGTACCTGATGTCCGTGCTCGACGACACGGCCGGCTTCGCCACCGCGGCGGAGCAGGCCGCGATCGACGCCTTCAACGAGCAACTCCGGTCCGACGGTCACTGGGTCTTCGCCGGCGGCCTCGCGTCGCCCAGCACGGCCACCGTCGTCGACGGCCGGGACGGGGAGGCGGTGTTCACCGACGGGCCCTATGTGGAGTCGAAGGAGCACATCGCCGGCTTCTGGATCATCGAGGCTCCCCACCTCGACGTGGCGCTCCGGCTCGCCGCCCTGGGGTCGAAGCACTGCAACCGGAGGGTCGAGCTCCGGCCGTTCCTGGGATGA
- a CDS encoding DUF6596 domain-containing protein, with amino-acid sequence MTDVGEVITRVHREEWARVVATLARRLGDLDIAEEMAAEAFAAAVERWPVDGVPPSPGAWLTTTAHRKAIDRLRREVRREEKHREALMLSDIPEPLGAIDDDRLRLVFTCCHPALAMEARIALTLRMVGGLTVPEIAHAFLVQETAVGRRITRAKAKIRAARIPYGVPLREDLPARVTGVLAVLFLIFNEGYLASDPEKEPVRGDLTAEAIRLTRLVRALLPADGEVAGLLALMLLTEARRAARVSASGELVALGEQDRGAWDRELVAEGHALVRARLASGQAPGRYQILAAINAVHTDARDVRDTDWSQVVALYDQLVRLDSSPIVRLNRAIAVAELDGPEVALAEVDGLPLEDYHAYHATRADLLRRLGRSEESRAAYDRAIGLAGNTAETKYLIRRRDQLAGP; translated from the coding sequence ATGACCGACGTCGGCGAGGTGATCACCCGGGTCCACCGCGAGGAGTGGGCCCGGGTGGTCGCGACCCTGGCCCGGCGCCTGGGGGACCTCGACATCGCCGAGGAGATGGCCGCCGAGGCGTTCGCGGCCGCCGTCGAACGCTGGCCGGTCGACGGCGTCCCCCCGAGCCCCGGCGCGTGGCTCACCACCACCGCCCACCGTAAGGCCATCGATCGGCTCCGGCGTGAGGTCAGGCGCGAGGAGAAGCACAGAGAGGCGCTGATGCTGTCCGACATCCCTGAGCCGCTCGGCGCCATCGACGACGACCGGCTCCGCCTCGTCTTCACCTGCTGTCACCCCGCGCTCGCCATGGAGGCGCGGATCGCGCTGACCCTGCGGATGGTCGGCGGGCTCACCGTGCCCGAGATCGCCCACGCGTTCCTGGTCCAGGAGACCGCCGTCGGCCGGCGGATCACCCGCGCGAAGGCGAAGATCAGGGCAGCCAGGATCCCCTATGGCGTGCCGTTGCGTGAGGACCTCCCGGCCCGGGTCACCGGGGTGCTCGCCGTCCTCTTCCTGATCTTCAACGAGGGCTACCTCGCCTCGGACCCCGAGAAGGAGCCGGTCCGCGGCGACCTGACCGCCGAGGCGATCCGGCTGACCCGGCTGGTCCGTGCCCTGCTGCCGGCGGACGGCGAGGTCGCCGGACTTCTGGCCCTGATGCTCCTGACGGAGGCCCGCCGGGCCGCGCGGGTGTCGGCGAGCGGCGAACTCGTCGCCCTCGGCGAGCAGGACCGCGGCGCCTGGGACCGCGAGCTGGTCGCCGAGGGCCACGCCCTGGTCCGTGCGCGCCTCGCCTCCGGCCAGGCGCCGGGGCGTTACCAGATCCTCGCCGCGATCAACGCCGTCCACACCGACGCCCGCGACGTTCGTGACACCGACTGGTCGCAGGTCGTCGCGCTCTACGACCAACTGGTCCGCCTCGATTCCTCGCCGATCGTGCGGCTCAACCGGGCGATCGCGGTCGCCGAGCTCGACGGCCCGGAGGTCGCGCTGGCGGAGGTGGACGGTCTGCCGCTGGAGGACTACCACGCCTACCACGCCACCCGCGCCGACCTGCTGCGCCGGCTGGGACGGAGCGAGGAGTCACGGGCGGCGTACGACCGGGCCATCGGGCTGGCCGGCAACACCGCCGAGACGAAGTACCTCATCCGTCGCCGCGACCAACTGGCCGGCCCGTGA
- the cysT gene encoding sulfate ABC transporter permease subunit CysT: MTSTALVADRPADNRRAAPGLPLGRASGLGLGVAMLWFSLLVLIPLAAVVVTASQGGWGTFWDTVTNEQTSAAIRLTIGTAFLVTLVNIVMGTLIAWVLVRDRFFGKRLLEILIDIPFALPTIVAGLVLLSLYGPNSPLGIDVANTRAAVFLAFLFVTLPFIVRTVQPVLAELDPEVEEAAASLGASRLATLRRIILPSLTPAIAAGAALSFARGVSEYGSLVLLSGNLPMRTEVASVRILSSIENDNSDSAAAVAVVLLAISLAVIVVLDVLQRRVMRRG, from the coding sequence GTGACCTCGACGGCACTCGTGGCGGACCGGCCGGCGGACAACCGCCGGGCGGCCCCCGGCCTGCCACTGGGCCGGGCTTCCGGCCTGGGGCTCGGGGTGGCGATGCTCTGGTTCAGCCTGCTCGTGCTCATCCCGCTGGCCGCCGTGGTCGTGACCGCGTCGCAGGGCGGCTGGGGCACGTTCTGGGACACGGTGACCAACGAGCAGACCTCGGCCGCGATCCGGCTCACCATCGGCACCGCGTTCCTGGTGACGCTGGTCAACATCGTGATGGGCACGCTGATCGCCTGGGTCCTGGTGCGCGACCGGTTCTTCGGTAAGCGGCTGCTGGAGATCCTCATCGACATCCCGTTCGCCCTGCCGACGATCGTCGCCGGCCTCGTGCTGCTGTCGCTGTACGGCCCGAACAGCCCGCTCGGGATCGACGTCGCCAACACCCGGGCCGCGGTGTTCCTCGCCTTCCTGTTCGTGACGCTGCCGTTCATCGTGCGCACCGTGCAGCCCGTGCTGGCCGAGCTCGACCCGGAGGTCGAGGAGGCCGCGGCGTCGCTGGGCGCCAGCCGGCTCGCCACCCTCCGGCGGATCATCCTGCCGAGCCTCACTCCGGCCATCGCGGCGGGCGCGGCCCTGTCGTTCGCCCGTGGGGTCAGCGAGTACGGCTCGCTGGTCCTGCTCTCCGGCAACCTGCCCATGCGTACCGAGGTGGCGTCGGTCCGCATCCTCAGCAGCATCGAGAACGACAACTCCGACAGCGCGGCGGCGGTCGCGGTGGTCCTGCTGGCCATCTCGCTCGCCGTCATCGTCGTGCTCGACGTCCTCCAGCGGAGGGTGATGCGCCGTGGCTGA
- a CDS encoding sulfate ABC transporter ATP-binding protein has product MSIEIANVGKRFGGFVALDDVSVSIPSGQLTALLGPSGGGKSTLLRIVAGLERADTGRVEIEGVDATNLAPRKRNVGFVFQHYAAFKHLSVRRNVAFGLEIRKRGKDEIRRRVDELLALVHLEQFADRLPSQLSGGQRQRMALARALAVEPAVLLLDEPFGALDAKVRKELRDWLRRLHDEVHVTTVFVTHDQEEALEVADEIVVINEGRVEQIGSPDELYDNPANEFVMRFLGPVTQLGDQLVRPHDLRIHTGDADPTGVSGRVTRITRVGFEIRVDVTTAADQVAAVTLTRNEFLALGIETGAVVQVRVAPNSPTTTVATPRELPSTAPSLAGSR; this is encoded by the coding sequence GTGAGTATCGAGATCGCGAACGTCGGAAAACGTTTCGGGGGATTCGTCGCGCTCGACGACGTGTCGGTGAGCATCCCGTCGGGCCAGCTCACCGCCCTGCTCGGCCCCTCCGGGGGCGGGAAGTCCACGCTGCTGCGCATCGTCGCCGGGCTCGAACGCGCGGACACCGGGCGGGTCGAGATCGAGGGCGTCGACGCCACCAACCTCGCACCGCGGAAACGCAACGTCGGCTTCGTCTTCCAGCACTACGCGGCCTTCAAGCACCTCTCGGTGCGCCGCAACGTCGCCTTCGGGCTGGAGATCCGCAAACGTGGCAAGGACGAGATCCGCCGACGCGTCGACGAACTGCTCGCCCTGGTGCACCTGGAGCAGTTCGCCGACCGGTTGCCGTCCCAGCTGTCCGGCGGCCAGCGCCAGCGCATGGCCCTGGCTCGCGCGCTGGCCGTCGAGCCGGCGGTGCTGCTGCTCGACGAGCCGTTCGGCGCCCTCGACGCGAAGGTCCGCAAGGAGCTGCGCGACTGGCTGCGCCGGCTGCACGACGAGGTGCACGTGACCACCGTCTTCGTCACTCACGACCAGGAGGAGGCGCTGGAGGTCGCCGACGAGATCGTGGTGATCAACGAGGGTCGGGTGGAGCAGATCGGGTCGCCCGACGAGCTGTACGACAACCCGGCGAACGAGTTCGTCATGCGCTTCCTCGGCCCGGTGACGCAACTCGGCGACCAGCTGGTCCGGCCACACGACCTGCGGATCCACACCGGCGACGCGGATCCGACCGGCGTTTCCGGGCGGGTCACCCGGATCACCCGCGTCGGCTTCGAGATCCGGGTGGACGTCACCACCGCCGCCGACCAGGTCGCCGCCGTGACTCTCACCCGCAACGAGTTTCTCGCCCTCGGCATCGAGACCGGCGCCGTGGTGCAGGTCCGGGTCGCGCCGAACAGCCCCACCACCACGGTGGCAACGCCCCGGGAACTGCCGTCCACCGCACCCAGCCTTGCCGGATCGCGCTGA